One genomic segment of Helicoverpa zea isolate HzStark_Cry1AcR chromosome 22, ilHelZeax1.1, whole genome shotgun sequence includes these proteins:
- the LOC124641456 gene encoding ceramide glucosyltransferase, with product MMSMVYTVYGFAIFFMIAWVCLWLIHIMAYSYSKWKLHRTVDRSPPEQPYPGVSILKPLTGVDPNLFSNLETFFTLDYPMYELLFCVENEHDPAVMLVNSLIHKHPHIDARLFTGGLRVGVNPKINNMQPAYLAAKYPLVLISDAGIRMRDDSLLDMVQHMRDDVAIVHQMPFVCDAEGFAAVYEKVFFGTAQARMYLGADFMGINCHVGMSSLVRRCALEEAGGLRAFADYLAEDYFMAKDIVSRGWKMRVSSLPALQNSGTRSVGALQARLRRWARLRIAMIPTTAMLEPLSECMPLGAGAAWAAGQLFGAEPLPFFLVHVLVWFLSDWLMLRSVQNGSPPFTKVQFLLGWVWSECCAPFVLAAALLSPEISWRTRSYRLDWGGRAHELNPKLKF from the coding sequence ATGATGTCTATGGTGTATACGGTGTATGGTTTtgccatattttttatgattgcGTGGGTGTGTCTGTGGTTAATTCATATAATGGCTTATTCATACTCGAAGTGGAAGCTCCATCGGACAGTTGACCGGTCTCCGCCTGAACAGCCGTACCCCGGTGTGTCGATCCTGAAGCCGCTCACTGGGGTCGATCCCAACCTGTTCTCGAACTTGGAAACGTTTTTCACGTTGGACTATCCTATGTACGAGTTACTATTCTGTGTAGAAAACGAACACGATCCAGCAGTGATGTTAGTGAACAGTTTAATTCACAAGCACCCACACATAGACGCTCGTTTGTTCACGGGTGGGCTGCGGGTCGGCGTGAACCCGAAGATCAACAACATGCAGCCGGCGTACTTGGCGGCAAAGTACCCGCTGGTGCTGATCAGCGACGCGGGCATCCGCATGCGCGACGACTCGCTGCTGGACATGGTGCAGCACATGCGGGACGACGTCGCCATCGTGCACCAGATGCCCTTCGTGTGCGACGCCGAGGGCTTCGCGGCAGTCTACGAGAAGGTGTTCTTCGGCACGGCGCAGGCGCGCATGTACCTGGGCGCCGACTTCATGGGCATTAACTGTCATGTGGGCATGTCGTCGCTGGTGCGGCGCTGCGCGCTGGAGGAGGCGGGCGGGCTGCGCGCCTTCGCCGACTACCTGGCGGAAGACTACTTCATGGCGAAGGACATCGTGTCGCGCGGCTGGAAGATGCGCGTGAGCTCGCTGCCGGCGCTGCAGAACTCGGGCACGCGGTCGGTGGGCGCGCTGCAGGCGCGGCtgcggcgctgggcgcggctGCGCATCGCCATGATCCCCACGACCGCGATGCTGGAGCCGCTCAGCGAGTGCATGCCGCTGGGCGCCGGCGCGGCCTGGGCGGCGGGGCAGCTGTTCGGCGCCGAGCCGCTGCCGTTCTTCCTGGTGCATGTGCTAGTGTGGTTCCTCTCGGACTGGTTGATGCTGCGGTCAGTGCAGAACGGCTCGCCGCCGTTCACCAAAGTGCAGTTCTTGCTGGGCTGGGTGTGGAGCGAGTGCTGCGCGCCGTTCGTGCTGGCCGCGGCGTTGCTCAGCCCCGAGATCTCGTGGCGGACTCGCAGTTACCGGCTGGACTGGGGCGGCCGCGCCCATGAACTCAATCCTAAACTCAAGTTCTGA
- the LOC124641442 gene encoding uncharacterized protein LOC124641442, translating to MDIGKLFRNVQSLNEYISTTQDATEKCKTSKILLNMSTVLALKKIRSLEIEYFNKCEENGIACTIFDRMLCLPPSKTWNVLSKELVNLLQYWLDATRKHLVRHNLQWWTFLKLLLRFVKEIRQKDASLPNILVEHTAECLLDLATNSCPDAYQRYEILHCFNMYCSESSREVRFAFRNKLGPYFTKLSSYMSNCGHLPTQYSIMETLLRWLLPRHDATLRLASANKWFHPSMYQKSDVDIFLERSWVNFFQDARDFLNAHNQRNDLITSVVCRKLTVGKVVVISGTERQDSWLDMNCVTRSVSVLLDPRALEPFGSSNHKAFETLVITHYDTCTVKLFRESEKLLVSLHTTTPPQLMPSRRSLGADVSCNVTAVVTSRCHLARIDAALRRIFDDKYEDQRFSHPVEVKKRKHCGYMVRSRQPVACPSPSSASTSSLAQLHEKLAALPRFKYDKEPISVCALPELSMVTEVSETEDLNSTLKYKPYGVCYYKNYNKLEVRKSQSDPETSRKTFKGRVLSPVVNEDAPSCLLVATIGSADDSVINDTVDRMSKSKDYNADNIVDLLVQEALQTKDDKYKSDSGINSADKKSLEQNDNSETIDNTPDVDKVKVSKISKKTKVVSSTSDESNTEVISETPCFVNTRKKNKIESKHTAPRNSFDELVVEQFFSQHFTENDVGEIVVSPTLAKKINESSSESGDNFCENFKLIGEEEEEVALPYNFNNEEVLECLNCMIDKVCDDFDKCTKYLSKDDEIALDPHDTTDENIPLKEILNTIQVIEAKKVKKESTKKSDVKKKITLKYKITPKKTSKKTRASKRNNKLELESTSKMSTIIEDNLESAPENTENKVEPEMKEREESVVTAKKDSPANEALETETPILRRKRKLYSPKDEQTASDSPSAPDDNTKSELIKKTPKSTATCYKEIEKYRQKNIRKPRNRKSKIPEPPSPRTKQMNDMFDKIKESADTEKVRLADKTFEIDVYNFTSDSEDEFKVKKINVSKRNSTTTIASVESTVSKRGRAVKRINYTDTKSSDESNTVKRKVNRKPRTKKKINIEKIDLVDERMRKAEDVLNTSMVIEKTKNTVNEPELVLVTEPEMEVIDEKLDNAQKKKGKKPKIETSQSKRPKRVLNKAIIEKVKNFDEDRTESPLPGLLVESVPSNKDDTNDISATMVDKFKKFYRDGPENYINESNTTQNLLSDVERINYSLPNVDLTDELQHIEEQLQSKDTEVKPRVKTTKKKTSNSIILENTKKSKPTPKKTKVNEETINISEITDPKSDNTIATIGITGHGELEEAPPSTTLINERLEPRNLEVEDLDHSMRNYYEELTKVINVSHNRDSSGSNEERLCKNVTKARSIDSIKSMSPAVSLKRLSPDDISKWLPSRRNSESDESYVSAKSMKHNSEEHAAKILESMKLKTGCDDNNSDTSEVNVPKRQSLRLIFQNQQADKIVNSGQTKSKHDSDSDSENESLKPDTKKLKISTKVETKKTPKSVNKNDKKAKPMHASLISPIKLFEDMISIADKRSETTLSDDEEYMKEIIHTLNKKEAETEPKAKILEKSAEKDVIEQKNSTRSIESLSTNSKMSTSTKIEDSRSLLKRTLEGEREDYKKRKVELNNNEEACSSGLTVSSVEDWFKRMEPETSSAEVVNASMRHSVQGVLEKLDTTLVEINRNTSKKFVHLFVDAQKHLCELKERRRGMYRQLAADILAQVVNIMDDKFAELDKRSQENDNEFMKKLKERASELIREDCKQKRAMVRLLKEDVQAVLDHFDKQGTS from the exons ATGGATATAGGAAAGCTATTCAGAAATGTTCAGAGTTTGAACGAATACATATCAACAACTCAAGATGCTACAGAGAAATGCAAAACTTCAAAAATTCTACTGAATATGTCGACCGTTCTTGCGCTGAAGAAAATACGTTCTCTTGAAATCGAG TATTTTAACAAATGTGAGGAAAATGGAATCGCGTGCACGATATTTGACCGTATGTTATGTTTACCGCCTTCAAAAACATGGAACGTGCTCAGCAAGGAGTTGGTGAACCTACTGCAATACTGGCTGGATGCTACAAGAAAACATTTGGTCAGGCACAACTTGCAATGGTGGACTTTTTTGAAACTTTTGCTCAGATTTgtaaag GAAATCCGTCAGAAAGATGCGTCTCTACCTAACATACTAGTGGAGCATACTGCGGAGTGTCTCTTGGATCTGGCTACTAACAGCTGTCCTGATGCTTACCAGAGATATGAAATACTCCACTGTTTCAATATGTACTGCTCTGAATCTAGTAGAGAAGTCAGATTTGCTTTTAGGAACAAGCTTGGACCttattt TACAAAATTATCTTCATACATGAGCAACTGTGGTCACCTGCCTACACAATACAGTATTATGGAGACGCTTCTAAGATGGTTGCTTCCACGACATGACGCAACCCTGAGGCTTGCATCAGCTAACAAGTGGTTCCATCCCTCTATGTACCAGAAATCTGATGTTGATATATTCTTGGAAAGATCCTGGGTTAATTTCTTTCAG gaCGCAAGAGATTTCCTAAACGCGCACAATCAAAGAAATGATTTGATAACGTCAGTTGTGTGCCGGAAACTCACTGTCGGCAAAGTTGTCGTCATTTCG GGTACGGAACGCCAAGACTCCTGGTTAGACATGAACTGCGTGACCCGTAGCGTGTCGGTGCTACTCGACCCTCGCGCCCTGGAACCCTTCGGCTCCAGCAACCACAAGGCCTTCGAGACGCTGGTCATCACACACTATGATACTTGCACTGTTAAGCTTTTTAG GGAATCAGAAAAGCTCCTCGTATCACTCCATACTACCACGCCCCCTCAACTGATGCCGTCACGTCGGAGCCTCGGCGCTGACGTGAGCTGTAACGTCACCGCTGTCGTCACCTCGCGCTGTCACCTCGCCAGGATCGATGCCGCGCTCAGAAGGATCTTTGACGATAAGTATGAG GATCAGAGGTTTTCTCATCCCGTTGAAGTGAAGAAACGTAAACATTGTG GGTACATGGTAAGGTCTCGTCAGCCGGTCGCTTGCCCGTCACCTTCTTCAGCTTCGACCAGCTCATTGGCACAG CTTCACGAAAAATTAGCAGCATTACCTAGATTCAAATACGATAAAGAACCAATAAGCGTTTGCGCGCTGCCCGAACTGTCTATGGTCACAGAGGTCAGTGAGACAGAGGATCTTAACTCTACACTAAAATACAAACCTTATGGCGTGTGCTACTACAAGAACTATAATAAACTAGAGGTCAGGAAATCCCAAAGTGACCCAGAAACTTCCAGAAAAACTTTCAAGGGTCGTGTACTTTCTCCTGTTGTCAATGAAGATGCTCCCAGTTGTTTGCTAGTAGCTACTATAGGTTCTGCTGATGATTCCGTTATAAATGACACTGTAGATCGGATGTCTAAGAGTAAGGATTATAACGCTGACAACATAGTCGATTTGTTAGTCCAAGAGGCGCTTCAGACTAAAGACGATAAATACAAATCCGATTCCGGAATAAATTCGGCAGATAAAAAATCTCTGGAACAAAACGATAATAGTGAAACTATTGATAATACTCCTGATGTAGATAAAGTTAAAGTAAGcaaaatttccaaaaaaactaaAGTTGTCTCGTCTACTTCTGATGAGTCAAATACAGAAGTAATTAGCGAGACTCCTTGTTTTGTTAATACGAGGAAGAAGAATAAAATAGAATCAAAACATACCGCTCCGAGAAATTCATTTGATGAGTTGGTCGTTGAACAATTTTTCTCACAACATTTCACTGAAAACGACGTCGGTGAAATTGTCGTAAGTCCTACTTTAGCTAAGAAAATCAATGAAAGCAGTTCAGAAAGCGGCGataatttttgtgaaaacttcaaattaattggtgaagaggaagaagaagtagCTTTACCCTACAATTTCAATAACGAAGAAGTTTTGGAATGTCTTAACTGTATGATCGATAAAGTATGCGATGATTTCgataaatgtacaaaatatttaagtaaagaTGATGAAATTGCTTTAGATCCTCACGATACCACTGATGAAAATATACCATTGAAAGAAATTTTGAATACAATCCAAGTTATAGAGGcgaaaaaggtaaaaaaagaGAGTACGAAAAAGTCagatgtaaagaaaaaaataacgttaaaataCAAGATTACTCCGAAAAAAACTTCTAAGAAAACTCGTGCAtctaaaagaaataacaaactGGAATTGGAGTCTACGTCAAAAATGTCTACTATAATTGAGGATAACTTGGAGAGCGCTCCTGAGAATACTGAAAATAAAGTAGAGCCAGAAATGAAGGAGCGGGAGGAAAGTGTAGTAACTGCTAAGAAAGATTCGCCTGCAAATGAAGCATTAGAAACTGAAACTCCCATCCTTCGTAGAAAACGTAAACTTTACTCGCCTAAAGATGAACAAACAGCATCAGATTCTCCATCGGCCCCGGATGATAACACAAAGTCTGAACTTATTAAAAAGACTCCTAAATCCACAGCAACATGCTAtaaagaaatagaaaaatatcgTCAGAAAAATATCCGAAAGCCAAGAAATAGAAAATCTAAAATACCCGAACCACCATCTCCTAGAACTAAGCAAATGAACGATATGTTCGACAAGATAAAGGAATCTGCTGATACCGAGAAAGTAAGGCTGGCTGATAAAACTTTCGAAATCGATGTGTACAACTTTACGAGTGATAGCGAAGATGAATTCAAAGTAAAAAAGATAAATGTCTCGAAACGAAATAGCACAACAACTATTGCAAGCGTTGAGTCCACAGTATCTAAGCGCGGGAGAGCCGTCAAACGTATAAACTACACTGATACTAAATCTTCAGATGAAAGTAACACGGTGAAACGTAAAGTTAATAGAAAACCTAGAACTAAGAAGAAGATTAATATCGAAAAGATTGATTTGGTTGATGAACGCATGAGGAAAGCAGAAGATGTACTCAATACATCCATGGTAATAGAGAAAACTAAGAATACAGTAAACGAACCGGAATTGGTACTTGTAACAGAACCTGAAATGGAAGTCATTGATGAGAAAttggacaatgctcaaaaaaagaAAGGAAAGAAACCTAAAATAGAAACATCTCAGTCAAAACGACCAAAGAGGGTTCTAAACAAAGCTATCATTGAAAAAGTCAAGAATTTTGATGAGGATAGAACTGAAAGTCCTCTACCAGGACTTCTTGTTGAATCAGTTCCGTCGAACAAAGATGATACCAATGATATATCGGCGACCATGGTGGATAAATTCAAGAAGTTCTACCGAGATGGCCCAGAAAATTATATTAACGAGTCAAACACTACACAGAATTTACTATCAGACGTTGAAAGGATTAATTATAGCTTACCAAACGTTGATTTAACAGACGAACTACAACACATAGAGGAACAGCTGCAAAGCAAAGATACCGAAGTAAAGCCTAGAGTTAAAAcgacaaaaaagaaaacatctaATAGCATTATACttgaaaatacgaaaaaaagtaAACCCACACCAAAAAAGACTAAAGTAAACGAAGAAACGATAAACATATCTGAAATAACTGACCCAAAATCGGATAATACTATTGCAACGATAGGAATTACTGGTCACGGAGAGTTGGAGGAAGCTCCGCCTAGCACGACGTTGATAAACGAGCGACTGGAACCGCGGAACTTAGAGGTAGAAGATCTGGATCATTCCATGAGAAATTATTACGAAGAACTGACTAAAGTAATCAATGTTTCTCATAATCGTGATTCCAGTGGGTCCAATGAAGAGCGCTTGTGTAAAAACGTCACTAAAGCCCGGAGTATCGATAGTATTAAGTCCATGTCCCCTGCCGTGTCTCTAAAGAGGTTGTCCCCTGATGATATAAGCAAGTGGCTTCCCTCGCGACGCAATTCTGAATCAGATGAGTCCTACGTTAGTGCAAAGTCTATGAAACACAACAGTGAAGAACATGCGGCTAAAATATTGGAAAGTATGAAACTAAAAACAGGTTGCGATGATAATAATTCGGATACTTCTGAAGTGAATGTGCCAAAAAGACAATCTTTGAGGCTAATCTTCCAAAACCAGCAAGCAGATAAAATTGTAAACAGTGGACAAACTAAATCTAAACATGATTCTGATTCGGATAGCGAGAATGAGTCTTTGAAACCCGATACTAAGAAGCTAAAAATTTCAACGAAAGTAGAGACTAAGAAAACACCTAAATCAGTtaacaaaaatgataaaaaagctaAGCCAATGCATGCTTCCCTTATATCGCCAATCAAGCTATTCGAAGATATGATATCTATCGCTGACAAGCGCTCAGAAACCACACTGTCGGACGATGAAGAGTATATGAAAGAAATAATACACACGTTAAACAAAAAGGAAGCTGAAACTGAACCGAAGGCCAAAATACTTGAAAAAAGTGCAGAAAAAGATGTAATTGAACAGAAAAACTCGACAAGATCAATAGAGTCGCTTTCAACTAATTCAAAAATGAGTACGTCGACGAAGATAGAAGATTCTCGATCGCTTCTGAAGAGGACATTGGAAGGAGAGAGAGAAGATTATAAAAAGAGGAAGGTGGAGCTGAATAACAATGAAGAAGCGTGTTCAAGCGGACTAACTGTCTCTAGTGTAGAAGACTGGTTCAAGAGAATGGAACCGGAAACTAGCAGCG CTGAAGTAGTAAACGCTTCGATGAGGCACAGCGTACAGGGTGTCCTAGAGAAGTTAGATACCACGCTCGTCGAGATAAACAGGAATACCAGTAAAAA ATTCGTGCATCTATTCGTGGACGCTCAGAAGCACCTGTGCGAGCTGAAAGAACGACGCCGCGGCATGTACCGGCAGCTCGCAGCAGATATACTCGCGCAAGTCGTCAACATCATGGACGACAAGTTTGCTGAACTAGATAAAAG ATCACAAGAAAACGACAATGAATTCATGAAGAAACTCAAAGAGCGTGCTTCTGAGCTGATCCGAGAAGATTGCAAGCAGAAGCGAGCCATGGTACGCTTGCTCAAGGAAGATGTACAAGCCGTTCTAGACCACTTCGATAAGCAGGGTACCTCGTGA